From the genome of Alphaproteobacteria bacterium, one region includes:
- a CDS encoding flavin reductase family protein → MGTDGTGAGNADIDIGAFWQAVGQRAVAATIVTARGSAGPAGFLGLSATHVCADPPTMLVSIDARTSALGAIRDSSHFAINYLPRGTEDVVDLFSGKSDIKGPDRFDAHSWSSLATGAPVYKCAVGVMDCRLEETLERHGTILAIGRVVAVGGDPDAAPLVYFRGGYLD, encoded by the coding sequence ATGGGAACGGACGGGACGGGCGCCGGCAATGCCGACATCGATATTGGCGCCTTCTGGCAAGCGGTCGGCCAGCGCGCGGTGGCGGCGACCATCGTCACGGCGCGCGGCAGCGCCGGCCCTGCGGGCTTCCTCGGCCTGTCGGCCACCCATGTCTGCGCCGACCCGCCGACCATGCTGGTGTCGATCGATGCCCGCACGTCGGCGCTCGGCGCGATCCGGGACTCGAGCCATTTCGCCATCAACTATCTGCCGCGCGGCACCGAGGACGTGGTCGACCTTTTCTCGGGCAAGAGCGACATCAAGGGTCCCGACCGGTTCGACGCCCATAGCTGGTCCTCGCTCGCGACCGGCGCACCGGTCTACAAGTGCGCCGTCGGTGTCATGGATTGCCGGCTCGAGGAAACGCTCGAACGCCACGGCACCATTCTGGCGATTGGCCGGGTTGTCGCCGTCGGTGGTGATCCCGATGCCGCACCGCTGGTGTATTTCCGCGGCGGGTATCTGGATTAG
- a CDS encoding DMT family transporter — translation MSVSDAGSRINGNLRGIFWMATTGVLFVAVTGIVRHLGTDMSAVQAAFIRYVFGLLLLAPVFFKVGYFIRDRNTMGLYAVRGLIHGIGVMLWFFAMAKIPIAEVTALGFTAPIFTTLGAALFLGEKLHLYRVGAVLIGFGGAIVVLQPGFQEISIGSVAQLVAAPLFACSFLIAKRLTRTESSPAIVAYLSIFVTLTLLPPAMIVWRTPTLVELGWLFATAVCATAGHVTLTQAFRSADITVTQPIQFLQLVWATLLGLTLFGEQPEIWTWVGGGIIVASATYIAHRESRARRRRTA, via the coding sequence ATGTCGGTCAGCGACGCGGGTTCGCGTATCAACGGAAACCTCCGCGGCATCTTCTGGATGGCGACGACCGGCGTCCTGTTCGTGGCGGTCACCGGGATCGTGCGCCATCTGGGCACGGACATGAGCGCGGTTCAGGCCGCATTCATCCGCTACGTGTTCGGCTTGCTGCTGCTGGCGCCGGTGTTCTTCAAGGTCGGGTATTTCATCCGCGACCGAAACACCATGGGACTGTATGCGGTGCGCGGCCTCATCCATGGGATCGGCGTAATGCTCTGGTTCTTCGCGATGGCGAAGATACCCATCGCCGAGGTCACCGCGCTCGGGTTCACCGCCCCGATCTTCACCACGCTCGGCGCGGCACTGTTTCTCGGCGAGAAACTCCACCTGTACCGGGTCGGCGCTGTGTTGATCGGTTTCGGCGGTGCGATTGTCGTGCTGCAGCCGGGTTTCCAGGAAATCAGCATCGGGTCGGTCGCGCAGCTGGTGGCCGCGCCCCTGTTTGCCTGCTCGTTCCTGATCGCCAAGCGCCTGACCCGCACGGAATCAAGCCCGGCCATCGTCGCCTATCTGTCGATCTTCGTGACCCTGACCCTACTGCCGCCCGCGATGATTGTCTGGCGGACCCCCACGCTGGTCGAACTGGGCTGGTTGTTCGCGACGGCCGTCTGCGCCACAGCGGGCCATGTAACCCTGACCCAGGCGTTTCGCTCGGCTGACATCACGGTCACCCAGCCAATCCAGTTCCTGCAACTGGTCTGGGCGACATTACTGGGCCTGACGTTGTTTGGCGAACAGCCGGAAATCTGGACCTGGGTCGGCGGCGGCATCATCGTCGCCAGCGCCACCTATATCGCGCACCGCGAAAGCCGCGCACGGCGCCGCAGGACCGCCTAG
- a CDS encoding AAA family ATPase: protein MNILALTSQKGGSGKTTLAGHLAVAAQAAGAGPVAVIDTDPQGSLTDWWNERQASTPAFLRASVATLNTDLARARDLGFNQVIVDTPPAITDMIEQVIALSDLIVIPTRPSPHDLRAAGTTIAMVESAAKPLVFVINAANPRARITGEAAVVLSQHGTVAPVTIHQRTDFAASMIDGRTVMELPRAGKSAEEISDLWGYLDGRLTQRSRPTIISDGFTRLAPGRANGETRWNGAS from the coding sequence ATGAATATTCTCGCACTGACCTCTCAAAAAGGCGGTTCCGGCAAGACCACGCTCGCCGGACATCTCGCCGTCGCGGCCCAGGCCGCCGGTGCGGGCCCCGTCGCGGTGATCGACACCGATCCGCAGGGCAGCCTGACCGACTGGTGGAACGAGCGGCAGGCCTCGACACCGGCGTTCCTGCGCGCCTCGGTCGCAACGCTGAACACGGATCTGGCGCGGGCGCGCGACCTGGGTTTCAATCAGGTGATCGTCGACACGCCGCCGGCCATCACCGACATGATCGAGCAGGTCATCGCGCTGTCCGATCTCATCGTTATCCCGACCCGTCCCAGCCCCCATGACCTGCGCGCCGCCGGCACGACCATCGCCATGGTGGAATCCGCCGCCAAGCCGCTCGTCTTCGTCATCAATGCCGCCAACCCACGCGCGCGCATCACTGGCGAGGCGGCGGTGGTTCTGTCTCAGCATGGCACGGTCGCCCCGGTCACGATCCATCAACGAACCGATTTCGCGGCCAGCATGATCGACGGGCGGACCGTGATGGAGCTGCCCCGTGCGGGAAAGTCCGCGGAAGAGATTTCGGACCTTTGGGGCTATCTCGACGGCCGCCTGACCCAACGCAGCCGCCCGACAATAATCTCCGACGGATTCACCCGCCTGGCGCCTGGCCGCGCAAACGGCGAAACGCGCTGGAACGGCGCGTCATGA
- a CDS encoding cupin domain-containing protein, protein MANAETKTEGAYKAGNGAYVFDVDKLQGLDAGPGYAETFGPVVEGELTQVGVMTLPAGQTSAPHMHPNEQWIYLLQGHLHATVDGQESDVGPGQLIYIPANTVHSVTISPDEDCHFFTCKDLRSGIAGTPVGS, encoded by the coding sequence ATGGCAAATGCCGAAACCAAGACGGAGGGCGCCTACAAGGCCGGCAATGGCGCGTATGTGTTCGACGTCGACAAGTTGCAGGGGCTCGATGCCGGGCCGGGATACGCCGAGACCTTCGGACCTGTGGTCGAGGGAGAGCTGACCCAGGTCGGGGTCATGACCCTGCCCGCCGGTCAGACCTCCGCGCCGCACATGCACCCGAACGAACAGTGGATCTACCTGCTGCAGGGGCATTTGCATGCCACGGTCGACGGTCAGGAGTCCGATGTCGGCCCCGGTCAGCTGATCTATATTCCGGCGAACACCGTGCACTCGGTCACGATCTCGCCGGACGAGGACTGCCACTTCTTCACATGCAAGGACCTGCGTAGCGGGATCGCCGGAACGCCTGTCGGCAGTTGA
- a CDS encoding DUF1330 domain-containing protein — protein MTTYVTAALTITDPSWIEAYGPPVHALVAKHGGRYLAQTPDVRKMEGDGDAPNVVVLLEFPDQASVEALYADPEYKPWLASRNDGSTGPVLMFDAL, from the coding sequence ATGACCACCTACGTCACAGCCGCGTTGACCATCACCGACCCGTCCTGGATCGAGGCCTATGGACCACCCGTCCATGCGTTGGTCGCCAAGCATGGCGGACGCTACCTCGCCCAGACTCCCGATGTCCGGAAAATGGAGGGCGACGGCGACGCCCCAAACGTCGTTGTCCTCCTCGAGTTCCCCGACCAGGCCTCAGTCGAGGCCCTGTACGCGGATCCTGAGTACAAACCCTGGCTGGCGTCGCGCAATGACGGTTCGACCGGTCCGGTGCTGATGTTCGACGCGCTCTAG
- a CDS encoding 3-hydroxyacyl-CoA dehydrogenase NAD-binding domain-containing protein yields MERSNISTVGIVGAGTIGSSWAAYFLAQGLKVRCWDPLDGYAENVTSFVVRAWPLMTELGLADGASLDNLSCHDRITEALDGVQFVQESGPEDSEIKARLMAEIDRDIPEDVVISSSSTALPVSEYQHLAAHPGRIVLGHPFNPPHLMPVVEVGGGKQTETWAVDRAMEFYDAVGKTPIRLRAEIPGHLVNRLQAALYREAVYLVAEGYASVEDIDKAITGGPGLRWAFMGPHMTYHLGGGDGGIRRYLENLGPSQERRWAALGDPKLTDDVKQKIIDGVDAEAHGRSIGELAADRDATLLKLLKALGKTED; encoded by the coding sequence ATGGAACGATCAAATATTTCCACCGTCGGGATTGTCGGCGCCGGTACCATCGGTTCTTCATGGGCGGCGTATTTTCTGGCGCAGGGGCTGAAAGTCCGATGCTGGGACCCGCTCGACGGCTATGCCGAGAATGTGACGTCGTTTGTGGTGCGGGCCTGGCCGCTGATGACCGAGTTGGGCCTCGCCGACGGCGCGTCGCTGGACAACCTTTCCTGCCATGACCGGATCACCGAGGCGCTGGACGGGGTGCAATTCGTCCAGGAAAGCGGCCCGGAAGACTCGGAGATCAAGGCGCGCTTGATGGCCGAAATCGACCGGGACATTCCTGAAGACGTCGTGATTTCGTCGAGTTCCACGGCCTTGCCTGTGTCGGAGTATCAGCATCTGGCGGCCCATCCCGGCCGCATCGTGCTCGGGCATCCGTTCAACCCGCCCCATCTGATGCCTGTGGTCGAGGTCGGCGGCGGCAAGCAGACCGAGACCTGGGCCGTCGACCGGGCGATGGAATTCTATGACGCGGTCGGCAAGACGCCGATCCGGCTGCGTGCGGAAATTCCGGGTCATCTGGTCAACCGGCTGCAGGCTGCGCTCTATCGCGAGGCGGTCTATCTGGTGGCGGAGGGCTATGCCTCGGTCGAGGATATCGACAAGGCGATCACCGGCGGTCCCGGCCTGCGCTGGGCCTTTATGGGGCCACACATGACCTATCATCTCGGCGGCGGAGACGGGGGCATCCGGCGCTATCTCGAGAATCTCGGGCCGAGCCAGGAACGCCGCTGGGCCGCACTGGGCGACCCCAAACTCACCGATGATGTGAAACAGAAGATCATCGACGGGGTCGATGCGGAGGCCCATGGCCGCTCGATCGGCGAATTGGCCGCGGACCGGGACGCAACCCTGTTGAAGCTGCTCAAGGCGCTCGGCAAAACTGAAGACTAG
- a CDS encoding NADH:flavin oxidoreductase/NADH oxidase, protein MSTTEPSSASLFSPFDIRGARFRNRIVISPMCTYSAQDGMASDWHLVHLGKFALGGAAAVFTEAAAVEPRGRITHGDLGIWSTDHAAALKPVTSFLRRNGALPAIQIAHAGRKASMQRPWHGNGPLNDGDRARGEDNWDIVAASAEPVKDGWLTPTELSLPEIEDIQASFATAAGHAVAAGFEVLEIHSAHGYLAHSFLSPLSNHRNDAYGGDLAGRMRFTLETAERVRAVWPDDKPLFVRISAVDADGSGEGWQLDDSVALAGELKARGVDVVDCSSGGIAGLATAALGPRGQGFRGPYGSRIRDEAGVSTMVVGLVLDAAVAKDLVASGAADLVAVGREVLYNPNWPHHVAHELGADPDYAAWPEQYGWWLVRREPLLQAARDD, encoded by the coding sequence ATGTCCACGACCGAGCCATCATCCGCGTCGTTGTTTTCGCCGTTCGATATTCGTGGCGCCCGGTTTCGCAACCGGATCGTGATTTCGCCAATGTGCACCTATTCGGCGCAGGACGGCATGGCGAGCGACTGGCATCTCGTGCATCTGGGCAAGTTCGCGCTCGGCGGCGCGGCGGCCGTATTTACGGAAGCTGCCGCCGTGGAACCGCGCGGCCGGATCACCCATGGCGATCTGGGCATCTGGTCGACCGACCACGCCGCTGCCCTGAAACCGGTAACGTCGTTCCTGCGCCGGAACGGCGCGCTGCCCGCAATCCAGATCGCCCACGCCGGACGCAAGGCGAGCATGCAGCGCCCCTGGCACGGCAACGGGCCGCTCAATGATGGCGATCGGGCGCGGGGCGAGGATAATTGGGATATCGTCGCGGCCAGCGCCGAACCCGTCAAGGACGGCTGGCTGACGCCGACGGAACTGTCGCTTCCCGAGATCGAGGATATACAGGCGAGCTTCGCGACCGCCGCCGGACATGCAGTGGCCGCCGGGTTCGAGGTACTGGAGATCCATTCCGCGCATGGTTACCTCGCCCATTCATTCCTCTCGCCATTGTCGAACCATAGAAACGATGCCTATGGCGGTGACCTGGCGGGGCGCATGCGGTTCACGCTGGAAACCGCCGAGAGGGTTCGTGCGGTCTGGCCCGACGACAAGCCCCTGTTTGTTCGTATTTCTGCGGTCGATGCGGATGGCAGTGGGGAAGGCTGGCAGCTCGATGATTCCGTCGCTCTGGCGGGTGAACTGAAGGCGCGCGGGGTCGACGTGGTGGATTGCTCCTCGGGAGGCATCGCCGGGCTGGCGACAGCTGCGCTCGGGCCGCGGGGGCAGGGATTTCGCGGGCCCTATGGGTCGCGGATACGCGACGAGGCGGGTGTATCGACGATGGTTGTCGGGCTCGTGCTCGACGCGGCAGTCGCCAAGGATCTTGTGGCCTCCGGGGCGGCAGACCTCGTTGCCGTCGGCCGCGAAGTCCTCTACAACCCCAATTGGCCCCATCATGTGGCGCATGAACTGGGTGCGGATCCGGACTATGCGGCCTGGCCCGAGCAATATGGCTGGTGGTTGGTGCGCCGCGAACCCCTGCTGCAGGCCGCGCGTGATGATTGA
- a CDS encoding IclR family transcriptional regulator: MTEARYQNQSAERSFAILECVDAAENPVPLAVIARETGLNRATVFRMLAVLTRMGWIYKNETDATYALGHKAFALGRRRNHLETIVHHARPFIRRLARDLEETVQLAALEGPQIVYCDKVVPPDGHSVSTAVGMRLDAHATGAGKAMLTWLAPDEVRDLYRQHPPVGHTPRTITIVDALVRELEVIRLQGYAVDEGEMIPGLACVAAPVLNTLGRAVAALSVSAPASGFDPARVARLAGRLTATATELSDYIADHDSRTDSR, from the coding sequence ATGACGGAAGCCCGCTACCAGAACCAGTCGGCGGAACGCAGTTTTGCGATCCTCGAATGTGTGGATGCGGCCGAGAACCCGGTCCCTCTGGCCGTCATCGCGCGCGAGACCGGCCTCAATCGGGCGACTGTATTTCGGATGCTCGCGGTGCTGACCCGAATGGGCTGGATCTACAAGAATGAAACCGACGCCACCTATGCGCTCGGGCATAAGGCGTTTGCGCTGGGACGCCGGCGAAATCATCTCGAAACCATCGTTCATCATGCACGGCCGTTTATTCGCCGCCTCGCCCGGGACCTGGAGGAGACGGTGCAACTCGCGGCGCTCGAGGGCCCGCAGATCGTCTATTGCGACAAGGTCGTGCCGCCGGATGGACATTCGGTATCGACCGCCGTTGGCATGCGTCTCGATGCCCACGCAACCGGTGCGGGGAAAGCCATGCTCACCTGGCTGGCTCCGGACGAGGTGCGCGATCTCTATCGCCAGCATCCGCCAGTCGGCCACACGCCGCGCACGATCACGATTGTCGATGCGTTGGTGCGCGAACTGGAGGTGATCCGGCTGCAGGGATATGCCGTGGATGAAGGCGAGATGATCCCGGGGCTCGCCTGTGTCGCGGCACCGGTCCTGAACACACTGGGGCGCGCGGTCGCAGCGCTCTCTGTTTCGGCCCCCGCTTCCGGATTCGATCCGGCGCGTGTCGCCCGGTTGGCCGGTCGGCTGACCGCGACAGCGACGGAACTATCCGATTATATTGCCGATCACGATTCACGAACCGACAGCCGCTGA
- a CDS encoding DsbA family protein: protein MSAPIKFYFDFVSAYSYVAMNRIDALGARWGREVEWNCVPLPQILNHHEATSPRDQPAKFAHNMKDFPRLCEMNGLPVSFPPEVPPYGATLHRLVFWRLQRKDPTLARAFARAVDHRYFGTGKEVRTAQQLTSACKARGVAVSAKEIRAAAEDKRAQKDLDNAYRRALKDGMFGAPFMVLDGESFWGADRLDHLEYRLEQAIRVPRGFETFQFSSPFTTNNGPLFVKLGKARAVFGFRADHRHLNPRDVVHGGWMTSFVDVAMAQSAMYEMGVVGLTPTIHLEADFLAPIYPGQWVTCDARLVKTTRTMNFVEGTVIADGEPVLRCSAIYRKPRDVKPRIGTIMSTTDPVYG, encoded by the coding sequence ATGTCAGCACCAATCAAGTTCTACTTCGATTTCGTATCCGCCTATTCCTATGTCGCGATGAACCGGATCGATGCGCTCGGCGCGCGCTGGGGGCGCGAGGTCGAATGGAATTGTGTGCCACTGCCGCAGATCCTCAACCATCACGAGGCAACGTCGCCACGTGATCAGCCGGCAAAGTTCGCCCACAACATGAAGGATTTCCCGCGCCTGTGCGAGATGAACGGCCTGCCGGTCAGCTTTCCGCCGGAGGTGCCGCCCTATGGCGCGACATTGCATCGCCTGGTGTTCTGGCGTCTGCAGCGCAAGGACCCGACCCTGGCGAGAGCCTTCGCGCGGGCCGTCGATCACCGCTATTTCGGCACCGGCAAGGAGGTTCGTACCGCCCAGCAACTCACCAGCGCCTGCAAGGCGCGCGGCGTGGCGGTGAGCGCGAAGGAAATTCGGGCGGCGGCCGAGGATAAGCGCGCGCAGAAGGATCTCGACAACGCCTATCGCCGCGCGTTGAAGGACGGCATGTTCGGCGCGCCGTTCATGGTGCTGGACGGCGAGAGTTTCTGGGGCGCCGACCGGCTGGATCATCTGGAGTATCGCCTCGAGCAGGCGATCAGGGTGCCGCGTGGGTTCGAGACGTTCCAATTCTCCAGCCCGTTCACCACGAACAACGGCCCGCTTTTCGTGAAGCTCGGCAAGGCCAGGGCCGTGTTCGGGTTTCGTGCCGACCACCGCCATCTCAACCCGCGCGACGTCGTACATGGCGGCTGGATGACCAGCTTCGTCGATGTGGCGATGGCGCAATCTGCCATGTACGAGATGGGCGTGGTCGGGCTGACGCCGACGATCCATCTGGAGGCCGATTTCCTGGCGCCGATCTATCCCGGCCAGTGGGTCACTTGCGATGCGCGGCTGGTGAAGACGACCCGCACCATGAATTTCGTCGAGGGCACGGTCATCGCCGATGGCGAGCCTGTCCTGCGTTGCTCGGCGATCTATCGCAAGCCGCGCGACGTCAAACCGCGTATCGGCACGATCATGTCGACGACCGATCCGGTATATGGCTGA
- a CDS encoding HD domain-containing phosphohydrolase, giving the protein MTDRLSFRELLDHHPGQSARELAGKALRQARELMGADAGALYLLRQENDTQLLECAAAQPDPAPCGEAIPLTHRSIVTQVARTGETLKLSDATTEAADVPFDPMIDACHGTDAGALIAFALSNHAGEIVGVVVLANEARAGRRFADEHLGLLARFNRLVGAALERADILERIGSIDIDKQERNERLRDQAEELARLDDDGDESFRMAVSLLARAAEIYDEGTGNHVFRVNEYSHFLARTLGREADYCRELRYSAQLHDVGKMGVAPAVLRKTGALTGAERREMDNHTIYGQRILSRSPRLGMAADIALNHHEKWDGSGYPAGKREDEIPLAARIVQMADIYDALRSERPYKPALDHGRARDIILLGDERIDSKGHFDPLLVEAFADTHQKFDDIWQAFIGNRAGL; this is encoded by the coding sequence ATGACCGACCGTCTATCATTCAGAGAATTGCTCGACCATCACCCCGGCCAGTCCGCGCGCGAACTGGCGGGCAAAGCCTTGCGCCAGGCCCGCGAACTGATGGGCGCGGATGCGGGTGCGCTATATCTCCTGCGCCAGGAGAACGACACACAATTACTGGAATGCGCGGCCGCCCAGCCCGACCCCGCACCCTGCGGTGAGGCGATCCCTCTGACACATCGGTCGATCGTGACCCAGGTGGCACGAACCGGCGAAACCCTGAAATTGTCCGATGCGACGACCGAGGCCGCCGACGTGCCGTTCGACCCCATGATCGATGCCTGCCACGGCACCGACGCCGGCGCGCTGATTGCCTTTGCCCTGTCGAACCATGCGGGAGAGATCGTCGGCGTTGTCGTCCTGGCCAACGAGGCGCGCGCCGGGCGGCGATTCGCCGACGAACATCTCGGCCTGCTCGCGCGCTTCAACCGGCTGGTCGGGGCGGCGCTGGAGCGCGCCGACATCCTGGAACGGATCGGCAGCATCGACATCGACAAGCAGGAACGAAATGAGCGACTGCGCGACCAGGCAGAGGAACTGGCGCGGCTCGACGACGATGGAGACGAGTCGTTCAGAATGGCCGTCTCACTGCTTGCGCGCGCCGCAGAAATATATGACGAGGGGACCGGCAACCATGTGTTCCGGGTGAACGAGTACAGCCATTTTCTCGCCCGCACCCTCGGCAGGGAGGCCGACTATTGCCGGGAACTTCGCTACTCGGCGCAGCTTCACGATGTCGGAAAGATGGGCGTCGCCCCCGCGGTCCTGCGCAAGACCGGCGCGTTGACCGGCGCGGAACGGCGCGAAATGGACAACCACACGATCTACGGCCAGCGCATCCTCAGCCGATCACCGCGGCTGGGCATGGCCGCCGACATCGCGCTCAACCATCATGAAAAATGGGATGGCAGCGGCTACCCCGCCGGCAAGCGGGAGGACGAAATTCCGCTCGCCGCGCGGATCGTCCAGATGGCCGACATTTACGACGCGCTGCGCTCGGAACGCCCTTACAAGCCGGCTTTGGATCATGGGCGGGCGCGCGACATCATACTTCTGGGTGACGAACGCATCGATTCCAAAGGGCATTTCGACCCCTTACTCGTCGAAGCCTTCGCCGATACCCACCAGAAGTTCGACGACATCTGGCAGGCGTTTATCGGCAACAGGGCTGGTCTTTAG
- a CDS encoding SDR family oxidoreductase — MASLKDKVIVLTGASRGIGAATARELATDGPHLVLCARSVEACNETRAAVEALGASAETHGFEVADFDADKAFVEGVLAEHGRIDVLINNAGTGLMGSVADVPPDAFLDVLKINVMGPYNMISAALPSMTERDDGVIINITSARAFIPDRFYAAYCASKAALLSMTQCLHYDLEDSKVKIFALSPGFTQTDMVDDIYANPVFRAAAMTPDDGQPPERPAKILAWLAREAPADLAGVHNQVQFNDLTRRAGIEIV, encoded by the coding sequence ATGGCCAGCCTGAAAGACAAGGTGATCGTTCTCACCGGCGCCAGCCGGGGCATCGGCGCCGCCACGGCGCGGGAACTCGCGACGGACGGACCCCATCTGGTCCTGTGCGCGCGCAGCGTAGAGGCCTGTAACGAAACCAGGGCTGCCGTCGAGGCGCTCGGCGCCAGCGCGGAGACCCACGGGTTCGAGGTCGCGGACTTCGACGCCGACAAAGCCTTCGTCGAAGGCGTACTGGCCGAACATGGCCGCATCGACGTGCTGATCAACAACGCCGGCACCGGTCTGATGGGATCGGTCGCGGACGTGCCGCCGGACGCCTTTCTCGACGTGCTCAAGATCAATGTGATGGGCCCGTACAACATGATCTCGGCCGCGCTGCCCTCCATGACCGAGCGCGACGACGGCGTCATCATCAACATCACCAGCGCCCGGGCCTTCATTCCGGACCGGTTCTACGCCGCCTATTGCGCGTCCAAGGCCGCATTGCTGTCGATGACCCAGTGCCTGCATTACGACCTGGAAGACAGCAAGGTGAAAATCTTCGCCCTGTCCCCCGGCTTCACCCAGACCGACATGGTCGATGACATCTATGCCAATCCGGTGTTTCGCGCGGCCGCGATGACACCCGACGATGGCCAGCCACCCGAGCGCCCTGCCAAGATTCTGGCGTGGCTCGCCCGCGAGGCCCCGGCGGATCTGGCGGGTGTCCATAACCAGGTGCAGTTCAACGACCTCACCCGGCGCGCCGGGATCGAGATTGTCTGA
- a CDS encoding Bax inhibitor-1/YccA family protein — protein sequence MANQFERGTVVQGRAADTAQIDEGLRSYMLRVYNYMTTGLALTGIIAYLVANTPAVLNLFYAVGPQGQVASTPLAWIAMLSPLAFVLVLSFGIQRMKASTAQLLFWLFAGVMGLSLSHIFLQFTGASIARVFFITAATFAAMSLYGYTTKRDLTGLGTFLFMGLIGIIIASIVNIFIASTMMQFVISVIGVIVFVGLTAYDTQKIKEMYDELDGSEVAGKKAIMGALRLYLDFINLFIMLLHLFGQRD from the coding sequence ATGGCTAATCAATTCGAGCGCGGGACGGTTGTTCAGGGCCGCGCCGCAGACACAGCGCAGATCGATGAGGGCCTCCGGTCCTACATGCTGCGGGTCTACAACTACATGACGACCGGCCTCGCGCTGACGGGCATCATCGCCTATCTGGTGGCGAATACCCCGGCTGTGCTCAACCTTTTCTACGCGGTCGGGCCGCAGGGCCAGGTCGCTTCAACGCCGCTGGCATGGATTGCCATGCTGTCGCCGCTGGCCTTCGTGTTGGTGCTGTCGTTCGGCATCCAACGCATGAAGGCTTCCACGGCACAGCTCCTCTTCTGGCTGTTCGCCGGCGTGATGGGGCTTTCGCTCAGCCACATCTTCCTGCAGTTCACCGGCGCCAGCATCGCGCGGGTCTTCTTCATCACCGCCGCGACCTTCGCCGCGATGAGCCTGTACGGCTACACGACAAAGCGTGACCTGACGGGCCTGGGCACATTCCTGTTCATGGGCCTGATCGGCATCATTATTGCGAGTATCGTGAACATATTCATCGCCTCGACCATGATGCAGTTCGTGATCTCGGTGATCGGCGTGATCGTGTTCGTCGGCCTGACCGCCTACGACACCCAGAAGATCAAGGAGATGTATGACGAGCTCGACGGCTCCGAGGTTGCCGGCAAGAAGGCGATCATGGGCGCGTTGCGGCTGTATCTCGATTTCATCAACCTGTTCATCATGCTGCTGCACCTGTTCGGCCAGCGCGACTAG